From a region of the Candidatus Dependentiae bacterium genome:
- a CDS encoding ankyrin repeat domain-containing protein — protein MNKMKKFLLQALFIKIGVVFLGIAIIGTRYIVGKVWFTPQAGSRKVKKAIEQATDDVDIRNEFGQTGLMYAAGNAQLETAQFLIKKGANLDLVSDDGDGNTALHIACFNGDFPQSYKIAELLIEKGANVNAKNSRGQHSIHYILEIDNLVERLSLMKKLKKAGANINVQNNEGNTMLHLAVGMRDKAWIQIVRKEFGAALRTNIKNKNNETPIEFANRLGFTGEDSVVSALTKR, from the coding sequence ATGAACAAGATGAAAAAATTTTTACTGCAAGCACTTTTTATCAAAATAGGGGTTGTTTTTTTGGGCATTGCTATTATAGGCACACGATATATAGTTGGTAAGGTATGGTTTACCCCCCAAGCAGGGTCACGGAAAGTAAAAAAAGCAATTGAACAAGCAACAGATGATGTTGACATAAGAAACGAGTTTGGCCAAACAGGACTTATGTACGCTGCTGGTAATGCACAATTGGAAACAGCACAATTTCTTATTAAAAAGGGTGCAAATCTTGATCTCGTTTCCGATGACGGTGATGGAAATACAGCTTTACATATAGCATGTTTTAATGGAGATTTTCCGCAGAGCTACAAAATAGCAGAACTTTTGATTGAAAAAGGAGCTAATGTTAATGCTAAAAATAGCCGCGGCCAACACTCAATTCATTACATATTAGAGATTGACAATCTTGTCGAACGCCTTAGCCTCATGAAAAAACTAAAAAAAGCCGGTGCTAATATAAATGTTCAAAACAACGAAGGTAATACTATGCTGCACCTTGCAGTTGGCATGAGAGACAAGGCGTGGATACAAATTGTACGTAAAGAGTTCGGTGCTGCATTGCGTACCAATATAAAAAATAAGAACAACGAAACACCCATTGAATTTGCGAACCGGCTTGGCTTTACTGGGGAAGACAGTGTTGTTTCGGCACTGACAAAAAGATAG